Proteins from a genomic interval of Harpia harpyja isolate bHarHar1 chromosome 9, bHarHar1 primary haplotype, whole genome shotgun sequence:
- the CRABP2 gene encoding cellular retinoic acid-binding protein 2: MPNFSGNWKMKSSENFEEMLKALGVNMMLRKIAVAAASKPVVEIKQDGETFYIKTSTTVRTTEISFRIGEEFEEQTVDGRPCKSLARWESENKMVCEQQLLKGEGPKTGWSREMTNDGELILTMTADDVVCTRVYVRE, from the exons ATGCCCAATTTCTCCGGGAACTGGAAGATGAAGAGTTCGGAAAACTTCGAGGAGATGCTGAAGGCGCTGG GCGTCAACATGATGCTGAGGAAGATCGCGGTGGCGGCGGCCTCGAAGCCGGTGGTGGAGATCAAGCAGGACGGGGAGACCTTCTACATCAAGACCTCGACCACCGTCCGGACCACTGAGATCAGTTTCAGGATCGGGGAGGAGTTCGAGGAGCAGACAGTGGACGGGCGGCCCTGCAAG AGCTTGGCCAGGTGGGAGAGCGAGAACAAGATGGTGtgtgagcagcagctgctgaagggcGAAGGACCCAAGACGGGCTGGTCCAGGGAGATGACCAACGATGGGGAGCTCATCCTG ACCATGACAGCCGATGACGTCGTCTGCACCAGGGTCTACGTCCGGGAGTGA